Genomic DNA from Salvia miltiorrhiza cultivar Shanhuang (shh) chromosome 1, IMPLAD_Smil_shh, whole genome shotgun sequence:
GATGAGAGAAAATCAAGAATGACGAAACATCACGAATACATTTTATAAGAGACTATTGCAGCTTCTTTTCGTCAGATCAACACTGCTACTTTCTTTGTGACACATCGTCTTCGGATTTCCATACCACGTCCTCTAAGCAGGTGGAGAGGTTTTTATAGAACTGCACATGGAAATACCGAAGAAATGAGTGCATGCGCCTGATTTATCTCTTAAATTCCACCAACTCGATGATAACTAAGCCTATCGTACCAATAACAGTTAATGGCTCTACCTCTTTTACATGTAAAACACGTGCGTGTATATAAAGAAGATGacaatgcatacaagtatgtaAAGCAATGTATACACACTAAATATCGCCACATTTCAGGAATTGGGATGTTGCTGACAGCAAAAGCCACATTCATGTATCTATTGCATAATATAATAAGCTAATAGAAAGATTTTTAGACAAAAAGACTTCCAAAGAAGTAGAATACCTTGTGGAATTCCAAAGTATCTCCCTTTGCTTTTCTAACCTCAACCATGTGCAAAGAAGGGGCCACTTGAAAAACCTGATGAAAGGACACAGTGCAAATTAACTATTGCGTACATTTACAAAAATCTGTCAAACAATTGGTTCAAGAGTCACCATTTtcatcatattatatatatacctcTGTGGCGATATTGAGGTTGCCTTTTCTTCCAGCTTTTGAGTTTTCAAGCCTCATCTGAGACAGAAAAGAAAAGTATCATTACCATGAAGATCAAAGTGTGATCATATGGTGTAGAACAAATCCAGCTTCATTACATTATGCGTTCGGACATACAGCTGAAGTAATTGGCGCTTTGAACTTAATATTACCTTGTAATTCTTTTTCTGGACATCAAAACCTAGAGGTTTTGCGGCTTCTTCGATTTTACTAAttatatcctttgccgaggatttAGATGTGAACCTCGTTTCTCTCTTGAATCCCTGCAACCAGTGCCAGGGAAAGCAAAAATACATGAGAGGTAAGAAAATAGTTTCAGTGTGATAAGAGCTTGAACATCCACAATTACTTCTATGAGACTATCACTACCGAAAGAATGATGAGGTCATGAACATTCATTTTCCAGCAGTAACATCTGGCATTAGCCACTCGCTCGTGAAttttagatttaaaaaaaaataaagctaaGTTAATAGATTGTTATACTTGTTaaaaagtgtttttttttttaacaactGATGATGTTTTGCTATCCATCTAGCTCTTAGCTAAAGATCTGTACACACTTCACATTTTACTTAAATATGTTGATATTGTTTCTGAAGTTATAGAAACTATTTACATCTAATGCTCCATCTGGGCTTTCTTAGACCTTTGCTTTTTGATCAATTGGCTAGTAAGTTTCCACTGCAATGGAATTCTATTGTTTGCTTCTATAATTATAATTCTTGGCAAACGAAGAGATGAAACAACTCATACCTGTTCATCAAATAGATTCCCAAGATCCAGACCTTTTGACATGGAAATCAACTCAAAGGCATTCATGGCAGCTGGCTGCACCTCCCTTTTCTCAGTTACGTGATATTCCTGCACGCAAGAAATTTATGAGACATTTCCGAACTATATATTTTGGCATATGGGTTTGCAGAAACCAATAATTCCATGAGCTTGCAAGAAATACCTCAGAATCCTTAAATACAGCTTCAACGTCATCCAAATTTGCATCTTCTTTCTCATCAAAGGCTGACGGTTTGTAATCCTTCTTAAACCACTCATCCTCCAAAATATCGGGAATTGTAATACGCTGCACAAATGCAAAAGTTATAGAGCTTTATCTACAAACAAAAAgtgtacatttttttttctcaaataaaacaaataaatgtaGGGGTCTTCTTGACAAAAACATCACAACAGAAGGGTGGtacaaattaagaaaaaaataacataGGTTACAAACATTAAACATCTAAGAATGAGTATCTCATCAGTTTATCAGTCTTACTTTCTCCGGATCTGGCTCCAGGATCTGAGCTATCAATTTCATGGCACCAAAGGAAATCCAAGGAGGACAGGTGAATTCAGCTGAACATATCTGGAAGTAATACAATAGAAGTTGAGAACTGAATCAAGAGAAGCATTATAGATGAAATTTCTGTTTAACACTGCACTAAGGAAATCTCAAGTGCTCACTTTTTTATATAGGTTGATAAGATTAGAATCATCAAAAGGCAAGTAACCTGCAAGCAATACAAAGAGTATGACTCCACACGACCACAAGTCCGCAGTTGCTCCATTGTAGCCTCGATCATTAAGGACCTAACCAGATTATAATCACATCTATCAGATcctagaagaaaaagaagaaaaagaagtgcACATTTAGTAACCATACCTCAGGAGCAACATAGTTTGGTGTTCCACAAGTAGTATGCAGCAAACCATCGCCCTGCCAAAGTAATATTTacagtttttattttatcacaCTAActgatttaattaataatgcaaACTGACAGGTAACTAATGAATAGAGTTTAAGCATAGAATCAAATGAGAACTACATCTATAATGAGAACGAAGTACTAATAATCACCCTTACTCCATTCAATCCATCAGTTACAATTAATAACTGAATCATGATTTTTGCAAATTTCTAATCAATCACACAAGAAATTTAGCATAACAGGCAAACATACAACTACTTAGCATATGCAAGTATAATATATTCATGTGCATGTAAATGACTACCGCAATCATCAATCCCTCATGCAATAACCGGCAAACACCTTATTCATACCAACTACTTAACTTATGCAAGTAATATGTATTCATGTGCGTACAAATTGATTACCTTgtgcaagttttttttttatttttttctctctctccttttatTTAAAAGAGGATCAATAATGGTTCTTCATTCCCCACCTCTGGTAACTCAAACCCCTGACCTATTTATTGGAGGAGAAGCATCTTACCAACTGAGTTGCGCTTCGTTGTCGACTACCTCATGCAAAGTTAAGGTATTGTAAATTACTCTGAATTTATTTTCCATGATTAATCATCTCCATCCAATCTAATACAATTAGTGGTTGAATTTGGTCCTTAATTCTTATCTAAGGGGTGTTATCACTATAACTCAaccctacacacacacacacattgttTGAATCTGAACCAAGCACGGTACCTGTAAACATCTTCTGTAAAGTCACTGATGATTATTAACATTGTACCAAAAATATCAAGAACCTagataagaaaatgaaaataaaaatctacattTTTTTAAGGAAAGATCTAATATGCTGTACTTTATCACATGACATTTGAAAGAGACCACAAAAGAGTATTGGATTGCCAAAAACCAGAGACTGCTGGTACCCAAACATTATTTGTTTCTGTATAACATTCATAACAGTGGAACTATAATTTAAGGCGTTTTTATGTGTCAAttctaaaaatacataaaacaaAGTTTTTGTTGAGAATGGtctatataacataatataacTAGACGGTTTGAGAAAAATCATTTACAAATTTATAAATAGATTCAATGAAACATGTAAACAAAGTAAAGCATGATATTTGAACAGGTGCAAGATTCTTTAATTAGAACGAGATATACCCTGACTTGCTGAGACAAAGCACTTAATCCAAAATCAGAAACTTTAAGGTTTCCAGCAGCATCCAGCAGTAAGTTTTCTGGCTGCAGCAGTTAAGACGCAAGATAAGCATAATAGTTTTCTGGCTGCAGCAGTTAAGATGCAAGACAGAATAATAAGGTAAATTCGATGGGAAAGTTTAAAGCAAATCAAATACCTTCAGATCTCTGTGAAAAACCCCCCTACTATGGCAATAATCAACAGCATTAATAAGTTGCTGAAAATATCTTCTGGCTTCTTCTTCTCGCATCCTTCcatgatttaccttcatggtCACATATCTCAAATTCAGACCACACATTCGACAAGCAGTAACTTCTAGTACACTTTACAGCTAAAACATGATAGTTATGTTATGAGATATTAGCAGGAAAATGACAGAATGTAGGTTCTAGGACCTCAAGGTTTGATTCGCACATGGTGCATGTGGAAAATGTTCAAGCTTTATATTGTATTAATTTGATATGGGCTTGCTTTGTATGAATTGAAACATTATATTGATTACATTGTCAATTTCTTAAATCTTGTGCTTTAATATGTGCTGAGGAATTTCTCATCTTACAATTTTGTCAAAGAGCTCTCCCCCGGTGACAAACTCCAAAACAATAAATATCTTGGTCTTGCTGGCCATCACCTGAAGAAGAAATGATTAGTAAATGCTGACAAAACTTCCAGTAATTGAAAGCCGCTAGTGACAATCAAGCAACTGAGGAGTTGTAAGCACAGCTAAAATTAATCGGACAGATTTCTTGCAGTTGCAGATACTATCTTTTGGCAGAATAAGATTAAGCATATTGTTcccttaaaaaaaagaaaaaagattaaGCATATTGTTGGACTGAACAAACTAACTGACTTTGTGGATATACATGGATAGAAATGCATCTTTAATCAAACTCAGAACAGAGCCTCCCAGAAAACTTCTACAGCCAAACAAGCATATACCAGAAACAAAGtttggacgagagagagagagagagagagagaggtaccTCGTATATGGTAACAACATTGGGATGTTTGATCAATTTCATTGTTGCTATCTCCCGCTTAATCTGACAAATTTTTGCAGGAGATAAGTTAGATCAGTCCATAGAGAAACATGACTACAAGGTGAATCAGATATACAAGGTAAAATAACACAACTTATAATGGTATAAAATAAGAAGTAACCTGTTCAGCCATTTTGTGCTTTAGGACGGCATCCTTGTCAAGAATCTTGAGGGCCACAGCTTCTCCAGTCTCAGAATTTCTGGCAAATTTAACTTTTGCAAATGTTCCCTCACCAATAGTCCTTCCAACCTCATACTTCCCGATTCTACGTTTGATTTTGGGTTGATTCATTTGCGACTGAGTATCTGATGGGTTGATTTTACTAGAAGTCCTAGTCAATTTCCTGCATAGAAGCAGTATAGCAATCTTCAGGGATTCCAAATACTAAAGAACTACACTTTCCAACCTTTCAAAGGAAAGCTTAAAATATACAAAGCTCTCGCTTTTCTTGATTTAGAGGCTGGGGAACTGAACTTTCTTAATTGGAGACCACAGTTTCTATGATACATGGATGACACATTTATATGAATAAGACATACACCTACAGTTAGGAACTGAAAAGATTTATCATTGCTATCATCTGCGAACCATCTAACATCATAAGATGAGACAACGCTTCATTACAACCAGACATTAAGAATTAACAGCGCAACAGCAGCACCAAATTAAAATGAGGATGTAGAAGAAGAtagaattcttttttttttttttttttttttttggggggggggggggggtgttctTACCCCATGAATTGGCAGCCACAGAAACAGATCAATTCAAATGCAACAAAATTCTGATAACTGATAATAGGCTGGGGATGATTGTCTCAATTAGCATATTATTGAAACAATGAATCCTAATTATAACAGGAGATTTAAGGATTATTTTATGAACCACTACGTAACTAATCAATGACTCTATTAattgtccccttgggatggcctagtggttggggtggttgcctgttgtccaagaggtcacaggttcgaatactctcggccacaataaccactaggtggggtgtgtgtgtggtttgtattatttataatgtaatttcatcaaaaaaaaaatgactctattaatttatttaattattggcTGAACTTAACAACGTGGTCaagaaaagtaaaataagaaacTTCATATGGATTTAAAAATCACGGCCACAAGCATccaaaaagtaaaaaattaagaataattcTAATAACTCTaatcatgagagagagagagagagagagagagaatccaGTAAGAGATCACAAGCACAAAACCAGCATCTACTGTAAAATATTCCTAATCTCAACTTAATGGTCACcctaaatataaattaggatAAAAGCATTCGACTTTACCAACCAAATCCCAATACTACTGAAGAAACCTCTTGCCCACTTTTCAAGAATCACAACATCAACCAAATCTACAAATTCTTCGAACCAGACAGcacttgaagaagaagaagaagaagacaactAGAGCAAAATTTGATCAAGTAACCAAATCCCAGAGCAAAACTCCTAAATCCCGCAAGTAATCACTTCAAACCAAGTATATACGTACATACATACATGTAGGAGACTTAAAATGAGATTGGCGTGAAGATCAAATTAATATGCTCAATCACGAAAAACAGTAGCAGCTCTTGCAGTCCAAATGAGTCTTTGAAGATTTAAAATTCAGCACACCGCaaaacccaaaatagaaatttaGCAAGTTAAGAAGAGAGTGAAGATTCACCAGGCCCGCTAGTTTTAATCCAGTAACACAATTTTAACAGTTGCGAAGCGAACAATTTATCGGAAGCTTCGGAGAAGTAAGGAGTGATAGTAATGTTTGTTTGCAGCAAAGAATTGGGATCGCAATAATGATGCGGACAATAAtacaatattaaattaatatcgAAGAATTTGTATGTGTAGGGAGTCTGTTACACGTGTTTTACGCGGTGGGATGGGGCGAGGGCCCACGCCCCCGACATCCTTCAACATCCACCTCATCGACCATTCATTGCactaatttattactccctccgtccacgaaatgagtacccatttgtggacggcacgggttttaagaaatgtattgagtaTAGTGTGAATAGAATAGAGGTCCCaccttttttagtgtattaattaaagtggtgtgtggggtacacttaccaaaaagggaaatgggtactcatttcgtggacggacgaaaatggaaatatgagtactcatttcgtggacggagggagtacattacaCTTCAAAATCATTTTTTTCGATTCAGCTTCTGCATTTGGATCATTACAGTTCCACAATTTAATTCATCTAAATAAAAGTTCGTTTTTGAGGTAAACTTACTTAATTCCAACTTCATTAGCGTTTTATAAGATTGAGTGTGTCACAATTATTTCTTAAAAATATAATGTAATCTCATACACCTAGTATTGCATGTTACGTTCACGTAATGCCCAGCAGTGAAAAGTAGTAGTTTTTGGTTCCATGAACACCAAAAATAAAGAAGTTAATTATTTcgattaatttatgttagagtATAGGCCGTTATACTCTTTATTTGATTGTCATTATCTGCATAATGATAGTAAATTCTGTACTTAATAGTGCTTCAAATATAAGTATTATTACATGTACTAGCTGGAAGAAGAATAATGGTTTTCTTATCTGTATGCAAATTTATCTGCAgatatatttcaattttatccATACGAGGCATGATTCTGTATCTCCTGGTTATTGAAATATTATTTGATCACGATTATGGATAGACTCGTTCTCAGTTATCTACAAGAAATTCTTACCGAGTTAGGGTTTCTGGCAGGCaatacctatatatataaagcTAAGAGAAGAACGAATTATGACGGTTTCTTTAATAATCTTTTGAGTTCATAGAGTATTTTTCGTAGTGCTGTGAGATCATACATTGAGTTTGAGTGTGATCTTGTTTAATTGCTTTTCATTGTATTATAGAGAAATTGTTTCGTTCGTGTGATTCTATTTTCTTTGTTTCACTAAGCAATTGGTGAAATCATTGTGAGGAATTAGGCAATGAATGCACTGAGTTCACGTCTAGCTAGGGAGTCAGACATAGTCTTCCTTCCAATTGTCCACCGCTGGTGAGGTTGTGGGAAAATATAGTGGCTTAGTAAGATCGAGATTTATTGTGTAAGTCCATCTGTATCTTAACTTCAGATAGTGGATCATTTTCCCTGGGCGAGGCCCCTCAGACGTATGTGTTTTACCACCAAATTGGGTAACCATTCTTGGCGTATTGTTTTTACTATTTAATTTGATACATTCTGTGATACTGGTATCATCATGCGTACTAACATGATCTATTACAAAACTTTTTGTGTTTAGATAGGTGACAATTTCAATTGGTATTAAGCATGACACCCAAGTTATAAGTGTTGATCCTGAGTCCTTCCTACCGATTCTGTCGTGCTTAGTATGTGTTCTTAATGGCTGCCCACAGAGAATATGGATATTTTGTTAGACCACCATTATTGGATGGCGCCAACTTTGCCTACTAGAAGATGCGCATTGATTCTTTTATCAGATCGATAGATGAGAACGTGTGGACTGACATTGAAGTCAGATGGACTGTTCCTAAAAATACCGACAACAAAGACAAACCCACAATCAAGTTGACAACTTATGAGTTAGTTGCTTCAAatgttaataattaaaaaaggcTCTTAATTGTGTGCGTGTGGGCCTAGCGGTAGGAGATTAATGCCCAAGACCTGAGGTCCTGGGATCGAGTCCTTTATCgcacggtctttaaatttctttatttatttatgtaatttatatgaaaaaaaaagcaATTAATTCCATTCAGACGGCTATTACTATAGAGGGTTCACCCTCATCTCAATGTGTACCACTGCCAAAGAAATATGGGATGTGCTTCAAAACACATATGAAAGGAACTCAAAGGTCAAGGGACAACGCCAACAATTGACAACCAGATTCGAGGAATTAAATATGAAAGAAATAATTTCATCAGTGAGTTCCACGTGAAGCTACTTGCCATAGCCAATGAAAGTTTCTTGTTGGGAGATAAGATGCTAGAAGAAAAACTTGTTCGCAAAGTTGTGCGATCTCTTCCAAAAAGATTTGACTATAAAGTCACTACCATTAATGAAGGGATAGACATCTCAACTATGAAAGTGGAAGAACTCAAGAACTTATTGGCTAATTTGAGAACGTTTGAAATGAATTTGAGATCTGAAAAAGTCTAGAAGAAAGAAAACATTGCTTTTGTTGCTAACTCTGGAAACCAAAAGTTTGCCATTGTACCAGATATTCAAGAAGACCTGATTGGACCTTTCATCTTGTTCACCAAAAACTTTAAAAAAGCTTTCAATCGATTCAAAAATTAGAATGGTCCCTCAGAAAAGTTTAGAAATTCGAGGTATTCCTATTCTTTCTCGTCTCaggataaagaaaataatgagCGATATAAAGACAATGAGCGATAAATAATAGTTTTTTTAATAGCAAATAAGACTTTAAAAAATTTTATTCGTAAATGAGATTTGCTTGAATGTAAAAAatgtttttcataaaatgaaataaagacTTTTCTTAAGAGCAAATACGACTTTTCTTAAAGTAAATAAGAGTTTTTTAATCGCAAATAAGACTTTGTATTCGTAAACGAAACATTTGTTTGaatgtaaaaaatattttctttttcataaaatcaaaataagacTTTTATTAAGAACAAATAAGACTTTAGAACTTTTTTATTTGTGTAATGAAACTTTCGtttgaatataaataatatttttcataaaatcaaataagacttttctCAAAAGCATATAAGACTTACTTTTCACCAACCTAatctacatattttttttcttttgtttattttgtttcacgAATAAAAATTTCAGATAATTAAGAATATATGAATGAGACATGCAGTGTTGTTGTTACTGCTTCGTGTGAGTGTCGAGTTAGGGCGTCGGGACAGTAGTGACTCTGTCATTGTTCGTTCGGTacaaatagagaaaaaaatttGGGACCGATGGCGGCGACGGACGGTGGTGGCGCGAAGCTTCTGGCTGTCACCGACCGAGCTTGAGCATGGAAGAGATGGGgcagagagagtcgagagataGAGGGAGGCCAGGATACGGCGGCTTTGCCGCTGTTGTTCGGCTGAGGATGTAAAGTGAGACGGGGGAGAGAATGGAGGGGTGACTGAGCTCGGCGCCGCCGACGGCCGTGCGGTCGCCGAAAATTGATGGGAGAGGATGCAATAGAAAGGGATCTAAGGTTTGGGAGAAGCGAGAGACGACACCGTCGCTAGATCCATAAGCGACTATGGCTGGAACCAAAtacaggagagagagagagagagagagagagagagagagagagagagagagagagagagagagaggggcagaGGCATGCAATACtaggttgttgttgttgttgttgttgttgttgttgttgttgttgttgttgttgttgttgttgttgttgttgttgttgttattattattattattaaatagatGAATTATGCTCAATGATTTAAGGGTGCAAAGATCCTATccaatttttcaaaataaaaataaaaataaaaaaggccACATTTTTTTTCACCCCTcgacaatggaatgaaagaATCGGACTTCTCTTTCCTGTCAGGCTGAAATCTTCCTGCCACGCTTGATCTTTCTTGCCACGCTAGAGTCCCCTTTCAAAAATTTATTCGAAAATATCCCAGGCACCAAGATCATCTCTCTGGCCATGATGAAGTCGTCCTCCTTGTCATAATGAAATGTTGGGCACCGAAATTCTTTCTCCATGCTTCTTGCTTCTTCCTAACACGACTGGTTGTGGTTGTGCTGCTCCATTTTTCGTCTGATTATTTGGAgtttctctctttcttcttgccACAGTGGAAAGGAAAAATCAGGTTCTCTCTTTCTCCCTGCCACGATGGAAAGACAAAATATGGTTCTTTCTCTTCCTGCCACGACGAAACGGACGGAAGTAACGAGTTCTCTTCCCATGTCAGGCTGGGGCTATTGACGTCTAAAGTTCTCTAGCCTTGCCATAAATAATTATGAACGTCTAAAAATCCCTACACCACGGTAAAGGTTGCAAAAACATGCTCTCGGGCAAACAATAAAATATGATCCTTCcgaatattttaaattgttaaccaggggggagtagctgatgaagAGTAAATCCTACATCAGCCTACCAATCTCATCactcaatataaatatttaaagttTAAAGTTAAAAAGGATTTCAGGATGCCAAAAAGGGAGTAAGAGGAGCTAAGAAGTATTCCCCTACCACGGTGAAAGGGTCAAGACCGGGTCACACAAACTTGCCACAGTGGAATCCCTGCCATGGTGGAGCATGAGCTTCACAAAATGGGGTTTTCTCTCTTTGTCATAATGGAGCCTCCCTTGCCACGATTGAAGCTACATTATTAGACCCTACTTGCCACAGTGGAATTATGAAGAAGGTAATTCTCGACCAGGATCTTGGTCCTGGCCAAGGAAGTTCTCGATCAGGATCTTGGTCCTGGCCAAGGTAGTTCTCGACCAGGATCTTGGTCCTGGCCAAGGTAGTTCTCAATCAGGATCGTGGTCCTGGCCAAGGTAGTTCTCGACCAGGATCTTGGTCCTGGCCAAGAGTGGAAGGACAATGACGGGTTCTCTCAGAACAAATGCTAGGTGAAGATTTGAAGTTAAGAAC
This window encodes:
- the LOC131016946 gene encoding CBL-interacting serine/threonine-protein kinase 3-like isoform X5, with product MNQPKIKRRIGKYEVGRTIGEGTFAKVKFARNSETGEAVALKILDKDAVLKHKMAEQIKREIATMKLIKHPNVVTIYEVMASKTKIFIVLEFVTGGELFDKIVNHGRMREEEARRYFQQLINAVDYCHSRGVFHRDLKPENLLLDAAGNLKVSDFGLSALSQQVRGDGLLHTTCGTPNYVAPEVLNDRGYNGATADLWSCGVILFVLLAGYLPFDDSNLINLYKKICSAEFTCPPWISFGAMKLIAQILEPDPEKRITIPDILEDEWFKKDYKPSAFDEKEDANLDDVEAVFKDSEEYHVTEKREVQPAAMNAFELISMSKGLDLGNLFDEQGFKRETRFTSKSSAKDIISKIEEAAKPLGFDVQKKNYKMRLENSKAGRKGNLNIATEVFQVAPSLHMVEVRKAKGDTLEFHKFYKNLSTCLEDVVWKSEDDVSQRK
- the LOC131016946 gene encoding CBL-interacting serine/threonine-protein kinase 3-like isoform X2 codes for the protein MKLTRTSSKINPSDTQSQMNQPKIKRRIGKYEVGRTIGEGTFAKVKFARNSETGEAVALKILDKDAVLKHKMAEQIKREIATMKLIKHPNVVTIYEVMASKTKIFIVLEFVTGGELFDKIVNHGRMREEEARRYFQQLINAVDYCHSRGVFHRDLKPENLLLDAAGNLKVSDFGLSALSQQVRGDGLLHTTCGTPNYVAPEVLNDRGYNGATADLWSCGVILFVLLAGYLPFDDSNLINLYKKICSAEFTCPPWISFGAMKLIAQILEPDPEKRITIPDILEDEWFKKDYKPSAFDEKEDANLDDVEAVFKDSEEYHVTEKREVQPAAMNAFELISMSKGLDLGNLFDEQGFKRETRFTSKSSAKDIISKIEEAAKPLGFDVQKKNYKMRLENSKAGRKGNLNIATEVFQVAPSLHMVEVRKAKGDTLEFHKFYKNLSTCLEDVVWKSEDDVSQRK
- the LOC131016946 gene encoding CBL-interacting serine/threonine-protein kinase 3-like isoform X1 — encoded protein: MGKLTRTSSKINPSDTQSQMNQPKIKRRIGKYEVGRTIGEGTFAKVKFARNSETGEAVALKILDKDAVLKHKMAEQIKREIATMKLIKHPNVVTIYEVMASKTKIFIVLEFVTGGELFDKIVNHGRMREEEARRYFQQLINAVDYCHSRGVFHRDLKPENLLLDAAGNLKVSDFGLSALSQQVRGDGLLHTTCGTPNYVAPEVLNDRGYNGATADLWSCGVILFVLLAGYLPFDDSNLINLYKKICSAEFTCPPWISFGAMKLIAQILEPDPEKRITIPDILEDEWFKKDYKPSAFDEKEDANLDDVEAVFKDSEEYHVTEKREVQPAAMNAFELISMSKGLDLGNLFDEQGFKRETRFTSKSSAKDIISKIEEAAKPLGFDVQKKNYKMRLENSKAGRKGNLNIATEVFQVAPSLHMVEVRKAKGDTLEFHKFYKNLSTCLEDVVWKSEDDVSQRK